The sequence below is a genomic window from Candidatus Hydrogenedentota bacterium.
CGACCGGCTGCGCGTGGGCACGGTGCTGCTCGAAGTGAGCCAGCCCCGGGTTCCCTGCTTCAAGTTGAACCTGCGAATGAAGCACCCCGGCTTTTCAAAAATCTTTCTCAAGAGCGGACGGGTGGGCTTCTATTTTCGCGTGCTCGAAGCCGGTGAAGTCGAGGCGGGCGACGTGATCAAAATCGAAGCGACCGGACATGAACGGATCACGATCATGGAGGCGGTCCATACGCGTTTCTTCGACAACAGAAACGTCCAGGCGATTCGACGCCTCCTGAGCAATCCGGCGCTGGCCGCCGTATGGCGACACGACTTGGAGGCGCTCGCCGCGAGGGCGGAAAGCTCTCTGTGACCGTAGGGCACCGACGCGCGGCGCTTCGGTGGAGTCGACAGGCACGCGGCGCGGAGGCGCCCGCAGAGCTGTCCACATTTCGAACACTTGAGGCGGTGGCGCGTGCGATAAGCGCATATTTTCCGGCGCTGGCGAGGAAAACCATTGACAATACTGCGGTTGTAGACCTAGAATGGTGTTGTACTTCTGTCATGATTTTTGCACGATATGTGCTGAACCGGAACGCGGTGCAAGCGAATTGCAGGGTTGGGGGGCTGTTTGCCGGGGCCGCAAGCTGAGGAGCGATGCGATGTTCACGTTGAAGTGGATTCGAGCGACGGTGCTGATTGTCTGTCTTGTGATTGGCGTTCCGTGCCTGGCACAGAACGCGGGCACCGGCTACGACCGAATGGACGGAAACTACATTAAACCCAGTCGGCGAGAGCAACCGAAGCGCAATTTCAACAACACGACGAAAGAGCGCCTGAACATCTACAAGGTGAAGCGCAGCGCGAATTCGCGAGCGGGCACCGATGTGCGGTATGTCGTCTCCCAGGAGGGCGATCCCAAGGATGACAGCCAGGAAAGCCGGCGGGCCAAAGACAGAAGCGTCACACTCCAGGGGGAACGCACCGAAATCGAACTGGAAGACTCCATGGACATCGTGGCCCCGGAAGGGGAAGCTTCGGAATCCGGCGAAGGTGTCCAGACCACCGAAGCGGTGGACGTGGTTATCGAAGAAACGACCCCGCAATTGCTTCCATCGCGCAGTATCGACCCCGACCAGATGGTTTTCTGCTCGAAGCGCCTGATGGAATTCCACTGGACTGAGGACTGCGCCATGCTCAAGAATGTGAAACCGACGCGGCTCACCTACAGTGACGCAAAGGAAGCGCACTACACGGAGTGCACGGCCTGCGGCGGCAAGTAAAGCTCGTCAGCGCATGAAAAGGCCGTGCCGGACGATAGCTTCGATCACGCCGTTCTTGAGGACGTATGCGGCGCCACTGAAATCCTGACTCAGGGTGTGTTCGATGGGTACGGCACAGGGAATGCCAATCCCCGCTCCCCGCTGCGCCGTTATGCCGGCTTCCGTATCTTCAAACCCGATTACGCGGGGCGCGTGGCGACCATCCAGTCCGAGTCGGGCCAGAGCCAGCGTATAGGGATCGCGATAGGGCTTGGTGCGGCCCTCGATAACATCGTCGCACGTGACAATGGTATCGAAGAAGCGTCGATGGCACTCAAAACCAGCCCGTATCCTGCCGCGCGCGTCCCCGTCGATTTCCCATCCAGCCACTTCCTCGCGCAGAGCACGGAAGACCGCCTGAAGCACGAGATTGGTCTCGAATGAACCTGACGAGGTAACCAGGGCGACGGGCACGGGGTTGTCGCGAAAGGCGCGGCAAAGTGTGGCCAGCGTCTCCGGGAGCTCGTCCGCCAGAGACATGTCGGGGTGGGCATTGCGCACCGCGCGCGCGAGTTCCGGGGCGCAGGATTCCGGCAGCCAGCCCTTGGCAAGGGCGCACAGCAGGGCCACGCCCGGCATGGCGTTTATGGCGGGCACGGCGGGGTCGCCATAAATCATTTCCGAGACGGCGGCACCCTCTCCCCTGTTCACCCGCTCAAGGATATCGATGTAATCCGCGTAGAAAATCATCAGGCCGAACTGGGCGAACATTTCCTGGCCTACACTCGGATAACGCAGCATCGCTTCGCGAATGAGTGCGTCGCCCTCGGCGGCGCGCCTCGCGGGATCGCCGGCATGGCGGGGCCAGGTCTCCATGCCGAAGGTGCGCGTCATCGTATCCACGCGGGTGCGAATATCCTCGGGCACATCGCGCTCGGCCAGGAAAACCAACGCCTTCATCGTCTCATCGAAAAAGAGGTCGGGGCGAATGGCATGGCCCACCGACGCGTAAAGGTACTCCAGATTGCGCTGGGTACTGTAGCCCACGATGTTGGGATAGTCCCGCTCGGGATTGATGCCCGCCCACGCTGCTTTGGTCTTCCAGCCGGTGCCACGACGCACGACCTCTTCCACATCGTGGAGAAAGAGCGGCTCGGTGTAGGTGGTCGTGCCGTCCATGTCCAGAAAGATCGCGGCGGGCGGCCCGTCGAGGTGGGAAAATTTCGCGCCGAGGGGCACGATCTCGCGGGGCGGAAATACACCCGGCGCATTCTCGATGCAGGCGAATTCTTCGCCCATGGCGGTCAGCTCGGCCTGGGCCTCGGAGAGATAACGCAGGAGACCCATCAGGCGGAATCCTTCACGGTGGGAACGTTGATGCGCCCGAAGGCGGATTCAAGAATACTGCCGAAGTACAGTTTGCCGTCGTGCTCCTGCACGCTGGTGATGGGTGCGAAGGCACCATCGGGATCCTGGAGGTTGTGGACGACCTTGCCCTCCGCATCGATACCCAGAACGAAGGCATGGCGCAAGGGCTTCGGGCGAAGAAAGGCGGGCAGGCGCATGACCACCTTGCGCAAGAAGGGCTTGGAACCCAGCTTGTCCATCAGGGGATTGCGCGGCGAGGCGATGGCAATCCAGTAAACGCCGTTGGCGCCCGTGGAGATTCCATCCGGGAATCCGGGGAGGTTGTCGATGAGAACTTCGTCCTGCCCCTTCTTCTCCCCTGCTATCCAGTATTTGCGCACAAGGTAGGAACCTGTCTCATTCACCAGGACAAACTGCTGGCCGGGATCCACGGCGACGCCGTTGGCGAAATGGAGGCCATCGAGCAGCAATTCTGTCCTCTTCGTGTCGGGGTGCCAGGCCAGAAGCCGCCCATGGGCGCCGTGCTCGATGAGATCTTCCATGTACTGCGTCTGGCCGAATTTCGACGAGGCATCGGAAAAGTAGATCGTGCCGTCGGCGGCAACTTCGACGTCGTTGGTGAAACCGAAAGGCACGCCGCCATGCTCCGTTGCCAATACTTCAATGATTCCAGCCGGATCAATGCGGAGAAGGCCTTTGTAGGAGTCGCACACGATGAGATTTTCACTCGCATCGAAGTGCAGACCGAGGGGACGTCCTCCCGTGTTGGCAAAGACCTCTGGATTCTGCGCGTCGGCGTCCCAGCGCATGATACGGCCGTCTTCGAAGCCGCCATAGATGCGGCCCTGGCTGTCAACGGCGATATCTTCGGGTTTCGGTCCCACGCCCTCGCCGAGCCGCTCGACGGACGCAAGGGATGAATTGACGGCGTAGGCCCCTTCAAGGGCCGGTGCTGCGGGCGGTTCCCATGCGACGGGATCGATGGGCACGGGCCACAGGAGGAGGTACAGGAGAAGGAGCACAAGCAACAGTGCACAGGCTTGGATGAACTTCTTCATGGTGATCTCGGGGATGATTACAGACACAGAAAATGCCTCGCGAGAGGGGATGCGGGGCGAGGCGCAGTGTAGCACATCGGAAGTCCGAGACGGGATAGCCTGGGCATGGAGGTTGCATGAAGTTGGCGGCCTTTAGAAGTGGGACGCCGTCGGGCCGCACTTAATCGTTCTTCCACGATGACCGTGAAGCGAACTAACAAGAGAGCGGGAAAGTAGCGTTCTGCGACTGAGATTCCTCCCTGCAATCAAGGCAGGTTCCGATTGAGCTTGCATTACAACTTCCTTTGCGCCTTAGCGCCTTTGCGTGCGACACATCGCGACGTTAGTATGCCTCACGCAATCAAGCCGAAGGCGTGTTTTCAATTTCAGTTGATACCCAGGCCATTGCGCTTGAAACCACTTGCCCATACACGCTTCCCGAACTATCCTGTTGAATAATTTGCTATCTTCCTGGATAAATCAACCCCACATGTGCAACGCGCCCACGCTCTCTAAGGTCCCCTTAATCGGACACTTAGAAAGGTACGGGCGCGTTGGCACCCTTCTGGCTCTCAGTCAGACAACCCAAGACCAATGGGAAACCCGATCAGGGTTCCGGTCTCTCGAAAGAAAGCAGAAGAACATGGACGTAAAAGATGACATGGTGGTCCACATCGACGGATCCCAGGGTGAGGGCGGTGGACAGGTGCTGCGCACGAGTCTCGCGCTGTCGGTCCTGACCGGAAAACCCTTCGTCATGGAACGGATTCGGGCGGGCCGGAAGAAGCCGGGACTCGCGCGGCAGCACATGATGTGCGTGGAGGCGGCGGCGGCCATCAGCGGTGCCGAAGTTGAGGGCAATGGGCTTGGCTCACAGTCACTTCGCTTCCAGCCCGGCACGGTGCAACCGGGTGACTTTCAC
It includes:
- a CDS encoding MOSC domain-containing protein, with the protein product MKLRSVNVSGLTQVVHQGELVQTGIFKRPVAGPVTVGTVQIAGDRQADLVNHGGEDKAVYGYPWEHYAHWSGELGRDDFEPGQFGENLTTEGILESELSIGDRLRVGTVLLEVSQPRVPCFKLNLRMKHPGFSKIFLKSGRVGFYFRVLEAGEVEAGDVIKIEATGHERITIMEAVHTRFFDNRNVQAIRRLLSNPALAAVWRHDLEALAARAESSL
- a CDS encoding SMP-30/gluconolactonase/LRE family protein; its protein translation is MKKFIQACALLLVLLLLYLLLWPVPIDPVAWEPPAAPALEGAYAVNSSLASVERLGEGVGPKPEDIAVDSQGRIYGGFEDGRIMRWDADAQNPEVFANTGGRPLGLHFDASENLIVCDSYKGLLRIDPAGIIEVLATEHGGVPFGFTNDVEVAADGTIYFSDASSKFGQTQYMEDLIEHGAHGRLLAWHPDTKRTELLLDGLHFANGVAVDPGQQFVLVNETGSYLVRKYWIAGEKKGQDEVLIDNLPGFPDGISTGANGVYWIAIASPRNPLMDKLGSKPFLRKVVMRLPAFLRPKPLRHAFVLGIDAEGKVVHNLQDPDGAFAPITSVQEHDGKLYFGSILESAFGRINVPTVKDSA
- a CDS encoding HAD family phosphatase — encoded protein: MGLLRYLSEAQAELTAMGEEFACIENAPGVFPPREIVPLGAKFSHLDGPPAAIFLDMDGTTTYTEPLFLHDVEEVVRRGTGWKTKAAWAGINPERDYPNIVGYSTQRNLEYLYASVGHAIRPDLFFDETMKALVFLAERDVPEDIRTRVDTMTRTFGMETWPRHAGDPARRAAEGDALIREAMLRYPSVGQEMFAQFGLMIFYADYIDILERVNRGEGAAVSEMIYGDPAVPAINAMPGVALLCALAKGWLPESCAPELARAVRNAHPDMSLADELPETLATLCRAFRDNPVPVALVTSSGSFETNLVLQAVFRALREEVAGWEIDGDARGRIRAGFECHRRFFDTIVTCDDVIEGRTKPYRDPYTLALARLGLDGRHAPRVIGFEDTEAGITAQRGAGIGIPCAVPIEHTLSQDFSGAAYVLKNGVIEAIVRHGLFMR